GATGCGATGATGCATGACAAGAAATTCAGCGAGAGCACGATGGTATTTGTAGTGCCAACCGAGATCGGCAAGGTGGAAATCAAGAAGGATGTACAGTCCGCATGGGTACGGTACATCGTTGAGCAATTGAAACTGGAGGCGTAAAAGGGATGACAGTTAGAGGGATTCGCGGTGCCATTACCGTCGACGTAAATGAAAAAGAGCCTATTTTGCAGGCAACGCTTGAGCTGCTGCAGGAAGTTGTGAAACAAAACGATATCGTACCGGATGATATTGCAAGCGTGTTTATTACCGTTACGCAAGACTTGGACGCTACATTCCCGGCAATTGCGATCCGTCAAATGGGCGGCTGGGATCTTGTTCCATTAATGTGCGCGCTTGAAGTGCCGGTGAAAGGCAGCCTTGAGCGCTGTGTCCGTTTTATGATCCATCTGAATACGGACAAAACCCAAGCCGAGATTAACCATGTCTATCTTGGAGGAGCGCGCGTGCTTCGTCCGGATTTGTCAAAATCCTGATTGACGCGAGGTCTAATCGGTAGTATATTGAGACTTAACAATAGTTAGGCAAGAGAAGAGTAGCAAGTTAAGAGACAGGTTTTAGAGGAAACATGGACCGTCATCACAGGATGGCGCATCCGTTTCAAAAGAGGTAGCAGGCTTTTAGTTGAGTTGAGATGAGTTAAGCAGAGACGAGTGCAGGACAGTTGAGAATAGAAGGCTTGTTTACCGCAGCTAAGCGCAGAAGATAGTATCGTTATCATGCGCCTTAGGTCTATTCTTTATTTTGTTCGCAATCTTATTTGTCATCATCTATACATTCAACGCCCCTGCTCCCGGCAGGGGCTTTTTTAATGCCCTTCTAACCCATACGCGAGTACCAAGAGGAGGAACCCCCCCATGACAAATGAATTGCAGCAAGTAACGAAGCTGGCCGACCAATACAATATTATTCCGATTGTACGCTATATTCTTGCAGATACAGAAACACCAATCAGGCTGTTCCAGCATTTTGCGAAGGAGCAGCACGCGTTCCTGCTTGAGAGCGTAGAGGGCGGAGTGAAATGGGCGAGATATTCATTCATCGGGACGGATCCTTTCATGATGCTCTACGGGAAGAACGGCAAGATGGTACTGGAGCATAACGGAGAGAAGCAAGAGTTCGACGAGAAGCCGATTGAGCTCTTGAAGGCTCAGCTGCGCGGCTTCCGCAGCCCGTCGCTGCCGGAGCTCCCGCCATTTACGGGCGGTGCGATCGGATATTTCGGATATGATCTGCTCCAATATTACGAGAACCTTCCGGCGCACCGCATTGATGACTTGCAAATGAATGATTTGCAATTTATGTTCTGCGACCAGGTTATCGTATTTGACCACTTCAAGCAGCAGCTGCAAATTATCGGGAATGTTCATATCCCTCATGCAGCAACCAACGCGGATATCGAGAAGGCTTATAACCGTGCGGCAGCCAAGATCGAGGCAACGATCGAACGTTTGCAGCAGCCAATTACGGTTCCGGTAACATCGGGTTCGTCGATTCCGGTTGATCCTGAGCTTGGCGATGTGCAGTCGAACCTGACGAAGGAACAGTTTATCTCGAATGTTGAACAGGCGAAGGAATACATCCGCGCCGGCGATATTTTCCAAGTGGTCTTGTCTCAGCGCTTCAGCATCGAAACCGAGGTTGATCCGCTTCATGTATACCGCGTGCTACGCACGATGAACCCGTCTCCTTATATGTACTATTTGAAAATGGGAGATGAAGTAATCGTAGGCACGTCGCCTGAAGCGCTCGTAAAGGTTAACGGCGACCGCAAAGTCGAGACCCGCCCGATTGCCGGAACAAGGCCGCGCGGCAAAACGCCGGAGGAAGATAAGGCGCTTGAGGTGGAATTGCTCGCCGACGAGAAGGAACGGGCGGAGCATCTGATGCTGGTGGACCTTGGACGAAATGATATAGGGCGCGTATCGGAATTCGGCACGGTACGATGCGATGCCTATATGGAGATTGAGCGTTACTCGCATGTCATGCACATCGTGTCCAACGTATCCGGCAAGCTTCGCGAGGACAAAGACTTTTTCGACGCTTTCCTGTCCTGTCTGCCGGCCGGTACGGTATCCGGCGCTCCCAAGCTTCGGGCGATGGAGATTATCGCTGAGCTCGAGAACGAAGCGCGCGGCGCTTACGCAGGGGCAATTGGTTATCTCGGATTTGGAGGATCACTGGATACATGCATCACAATCCGGACCATTGTGTTCAAGAACGGCAAGGCTTACGTTCAAAGCGGAGCGGGGATCGTATGGGACTCGGTTCCGGAGAGCGAATATATGGAAACGGTCAATAAAGCAAAAGCGTGCCTTAAGGCGATTCGCGCTGCGGAAGCGGTTTTTGGCAAACGAAAGAGTTCGGCTGAACAGGCGGTTAACGCGGACTACTATGTAACAAGCGGAGAGGTGTTGTAAAATGAGTTTGGTGACAAAACAGGTAACGATGCAAGGAGCTTTAAACAAGCTGATGAGCAGCACCGATCTGACTCGCGAAGAAGCCCGGTCGGTGATGGATATTATTATGAGCGGCAATGCTACACCTTCGCAAATTGCGGGAGTAGCTACAGCTCTTCGCATGAAGGGCGAGACGAAGGATGAGATTACAGGGTTTGCGGAAGTGATGCGCCAGCATTCCAGCCATGTGCAGACAAAGCAGGAGGGCTTGCTTGATACTTGCGGAACGGGCGGTTCCGGTATTCATAAATTCAATATTTCCACCGCTTCCGCTATTATCGCATCGGCTGCCGGCATTCGCGTAGCGAAGCACGGTAACCGGGCGATGTCCGGCAAAGCAGGCAGCGCGGATGTACTCGAGGCACTAGGCGTGAACATTACGCTCACTCCGGAGCAAGCTTCCGAATGCCTGAGTCAAATCGGCATCTGCTTCATGTTCGCACAGCTTTATCATCCTTCCCTTCGCCATGCGGCAGCACCTCGCCGTGAGCTTGGCGTCCGCACGATCTTTAATATGCTTGGTCCTTTAACGAATCCGGCTGGCGCCGACCGTCAGTTGATCGGATTGTACGACCGTACCAAAACATCCACCATCGCAGCCGTATTAAACGAGCTAGGCGTGAAGCGGGCAATGGTTGTCAGCAGCGTGGACGGATTGGATGAGATCAGCATTTCGGCGCCAACCCAAATCTCCGAGCTGCGAAGCGGTGAAGTGGTGACCTATGAACTGACTCCGGAAGAGCTGGGGCTCTCCCGCTATCCGATATCCGAAGTGATCGGCGGAGATCCGGAGACGAATGCGGCTTTAATCCGCGGGATCTTCAGCGGCGAACAGCGCGGTGCCTACCGCGATATCGTGCTTGCTAACGCAGGGGCTTGCATTTATGTAGGCGGCTGCGCGGATTCACTCCGCGAAGGCGTAGCGCTGGCTGCCGAGATGATTGATTCCGGCATGGCAAATCAGCAATTGCAAAAGCTTATTCAGACGACAGGAGAGTTGACTCATGTTTCTTGATAAAATCGTAGTAACGAAGCGGGAAGAGGTTGCTCATCTCGCTTCGGACTTCCAGCTAGCCGATTATGAACGCAAAATCGCTTCGCTTCCCGAATGCCGCGGCTTCGAACGCGCGCTAACGTCCGGCCGCAAACGGGAT
This region of Paenibacillus sp. JDR-2 genomic DNA includes:
- the aroH gene encoding chorismate mutase, which translates into the protein MTVRGIRGAITVDVNEKEPILQATLELLQEVVKQNDIVPDDIASVFITVTQDLDATFPAIAIRQMGGWDLVPLMCALEVPVKGSLERCVRFMIHLNTDKTQAEINHVYLGGARVLRPDLSKS
- the trpE gene encoding anthranilate synthase component I, with protein sequence MTNELQQVTKLADQYNIIPIVRYILADTETPIRLFQHFAKEQHAFLLESVEGGVKWARYSFIGTDPFMMLYGKNGKMVLEHNGEKQEFDEKPIELLKAQLRGFRSPSLPELPPFTGGAIGYFGYDLLQYYENLPAHRIDDLQMNDLQFMFCDQVIVFDHFKQQLQIIGNVHIPHAATNADIEKAYNRAAAKIEATIERLQQPITVPVTSGSSIPVDPELGDVQSNLTKEQFISNVEQAKEYIRAGDIFQVVLSQRFSIETEVDPLHVYRVLRTMNPSPYMYYLKMGDEVIVGTSPEALVKVNGDRKVETRPIAGTRPRGKTPEEDKALEVELLADEKERAEHLMLVDLGRNDIGRVSEFGTVRCDAYMEIERYSHVMHIVSNVSGKLREDKDFFDAFLSCLPAGTVSGAPKLRAMEIIAELENEARGAYAGAIGYLGFGGSLDTCITIRTIVFKNGKAYVQSGAGIVWDSVPESEYMETVNKAKACLKAIRAAEAVFGKRKSSAEQAVNADYYVTSGEVL
- the trpD gene encoding anthranilate phosphoribosyltransferase, translated to MSLVTKQVTMQGALNKLMSSTDLTREEARSVMDIIMSGNATPSQIAGVATALRMKGETKDEITGFAEVMRQHSSHVQTKQEGLLDTCGTGGSGIHKFNISTASAIIASAAGIRVAKHGNRAMSGKAGSADVLEALGVNITLTPEQASECLSQIGICFMFAQLYHPSLRHAAAPRRELGVRTIFNMLGPLTNPAGADRQLIGLYDRTKTSTIAAVLNELGVKRAMVVSSVDGLDEISISAPTQISELRSGEVVTYELTPEELGLSRYPISEVIGGDPETNAALIRGIFSGEQRGAYRDIVLANAGACIYVGGCADSLREGVALAAEMIDSGMANQQLQKLIQTTGELTHVS